A window of Ictalurus furcatus strain D&B chromosome 18, Billie_1.0, whole genome shotgun sequence contains these coding sequences:
- the LOC128622807 gene encoding granzyme K, giving the protein MHVQQRSLLLILTLFQATACSGSFIIGGREVKKPKPWMASVQCQKSHICGGTLIHQQWVLTAAHCKTFFKSKPIEVLLGAHSLTKDKNAMRVKVLSFHIPPEFSATTKVHDIMLLKLQDKVQLKKNKVDVKKIPKSGKDIPAGTKCEVRGWGTTHVKNRKACDTLQEVEVTVVDRELCNCYYNSNPTITANMLCAGNKQRDKDACWGDSGGPLECKKNIVGVVSGGNGCGEPKKPGVYTLLSKGHIDWINNIIKKQSNSTEA; this is encoded by the exons ATGCACGTGCAACAACGTTCCCTTCTTCTGATTCTCACCTTGTTTCAAGCAACAG CTTGCTCAGGCAGTTTCATCATAGGAGGCCGAGAGGTCAAAAAACCTAAACCATGGATGGCCTCAGTCCAGTGCCAGAAATCGCACATCTGTGGAGGAACTCTTATTCATCAGCAGTGGGTTCTGACAGCTGCACACTGCAAAAC tttttttaaatctaaaccaATCGAAGTGCTTCTCGGTGCTCACTCTCTGACAAAGGACAAAAATGCTATGCGAGTGAAAGTCCTGAGCTTTCACATCCCACCAGAGTTCAGTGCTACAACTAAGGTTCATGACATCATGCTCCTGAAG CTCCAAGACAAAGTCCAGCTTAAGAAAAACAAGGTAGACGTTAAGAAGATTCCCAAATCAGGCAAAGACATCCCAGCAGGGACAAAATGTGAAGTAAGAGGGTGGGGAACCACTCATGTAAAAAACCGTAAGGCCTGTGACACCTTGCAAGAGGTGGAGGTGACGGTGGTGGACAGGGAACTGTGTAACTGCTACTACAACAGCAACCCTACCATCACTGCCAACATGCTGTGTGCAGGAAACAAGCAGAGGGACAAAGATGCATGCTGG GGGGATTCTGGCGGACCTCTGGAGTGTAAGAAAAACATTGTGGGTGTGGTGTCAGGAGGAAATGGCTGTGGCGAACCCAAAAAACCTGGTGTCTATACTCTTCTCTCAAAGGGACACATTGACTGGATCAACAACATAATTAAAAAGCAATCCAACAGCACAGAGGCTTAG